In the genome of Thunnus maccoyii chromosome 15, fThuMac1.1, whole genome shotgun sequence, one region contains:
- the LOC121912586 gene encoding cortexin-2-like, producing the protein MTDDLYSSTFSASESDLSSSSSSSASASFLTLEQRAAFVFVLILFIFLGLLIVRCFRILLDPYRSMPSSTWTDYMEKDTFDYRIS; encoded by the coding sequence ATGACCGACGACCTCTACAGCAGCACCTTCTCCGCTTCTGAATCAGActtgtcctcctcctcgtcctcctcggCGTCCGCCTCCTTCCTCACCCTCGAGCAGAGGGCGGCCTTCGTCTTCgtcctcatcctcttcatcttcctggGCCTGCTGATTGTCCGCTGTTTCCGGATCCTTCTGGACCCGTACCGCAGCATGCCGTCCTCCACCTGGACGGACTACATGGAGAAGGACACGTTCGACTACCGGATTTCCTGA